One genomic segment of Myxocyprinus asiaticus isolate MX2 ecotype Aquarium Trade chromosome 14, UBuf_Myxa_2, whole genome shotgun sequence includes these proteins:
- the LOC127451929 gene encoding neurexophilin-1-like, producing MRSDHSFILLLLNGIACLLALGQEDTHSSSSSFSSPSFKSSSPANSSKTLGVLGAQGSASPLSRLVMHSRGHAANTSTMEQEFWEMLGSDLLKSDTDASGNSRVKRHPPIVKTGKFKKMFGWGDFYSNIKTVRLNLLITGKIVDHGNGTFSVYFRHNSTGQGNISVSLVPPVKAVEFDLERQSVVYPKDSKIFNCRIDYEKVDRSKRTSLCNYDPSKTCFQEQTQSHVSWICSKPFKVICIYISFYSTDYRLVQKVCPDYNYHNEMPYLPSG from the coding sequence CTTGCTCTCGGACAGGAAGATACCCACTCCTCATCTTCTTCCTTTTCCTCCCCTTCATTCAAGTCATCCTCCCCTGCCAACTCCTCTAAAACTCTGGGGGTTCTGGGAGCTCAGGGTTCGGCCTCACCCTTGAGCCGCTTGGTGATGCATAGCCGAGGCCATGCCGCCAATACTTCCACGATGGAGCAGGAATTTTGGGAAATGCTGGGTAGCGACCTCCTTAAATCAGACACAGATGCATCGGGAAACTCCCGTGTCAAGCGCCATCCCCCAATCGTCAAAACGGGCAAATTTAAGAAGATGTTTGGCTGGGGCGACTTCTACTCCAACATCAAGACAGTGCGCCTCAATCTGCTCATCACGGGTAAGATTGTGGATCACGGGAACGGAACCTTCAGTGTCTACTTCCGTCATAATTCCACTGGCCAGGGGAACATCTCTGTCAGCCTGGTTCCTCCGGTGAAGGCGGTTGAGTTTGACTTAGAGCGCCAGAGTGTGGTCTACCCTAAAGACTCCAAGATCTTCAACTGCCGCATAGACTACGAGAAGGTGGACCGCAGCAAACGCACCTCGCTCTGCAACTATGACCCTTCCAAGACCTGCTTCCAGGAGCAGACACAAAGCCACGTGTCCTGGATCTGCTCCAAACCCTTTAAGGTCATTTGTATCTACATTTCATTCTACAGCACAGACTACAGACTGGTGCAGAAGGTCTGCCCAGACTATAATTACCACAATGAGATGCCCTACCTACCTTCAGGGTAG